A segment of the Superficieibacter sp. HKU1 genome:
CTGCTGCACTGCGTGGCGGTGACGCGGTACGTCAGTTCCGTTTATCCACTGCAGCATGACATCAATGCAGACGGATTTACCGGTGATTTCCAGGCGGTTATGACACCATTCGGACATAGTGAATACTCCTCTTTCATAAAAAAAAGAGGACACAGCCCCGTGAGGAGCGGTGTCCTCACGGGAGGGCGACAGTTACGGAATAACCGCCACCGGATAAGTTAATTACGCCGCCACAGCCTGACTTTCAGGCAGTGCCAGTAGATATTCCGACGCTTCCCGGGCATGCCGGCAGGCGCGGAACAGGGCCTTTTTGTCAGATTTCAGCACCTTCAGCCAGTGGTCCACATAGCTGTCGTGCTGAACCTCACCGAATACCCCGAGTTGGGCACACAAAAACGCACTGCCCATTTCGGCGATGAGCTCCTCAAAGGCATACACCGGGTCCCCGAACTTGCGGGATGAGGAGGTTATCCCCTCCCGGTTAAGTCGCTTCGCATGACCGGTACTGTGTACCAGTTCATGCAGCAGCGTGGACCAGCAGTCCGCCTCCGTAAAAAACTGCTCAGCCACCGGCATCACAATTTCATCCGTCAGCGGACGGTAATAAGCCCGGTTCTGAGGCAGCATCCGGTGTTTAACCCCTGTGGCGTTAAACATCCGGATCACCCTGTTCATCACGTCCGGGCTGAGTATGCCGTCCTCATCCACCGTCGGCGGTTGCTCAGGTGAAGCCGCAACCTCTGCCGGCAACCCCTCACACTGCTCAGCGTTGAACAGCTGCAGGGGTTTAAGCATCGGCACGGTTTCCATCAGCGGTTTACCGTCACTGTCATAAAGGCGGTTGCCTTCGCGATCCTCCGCCTGCTTCGTCCAGTCCTTATAAACCACCGCCAGGGTGGCTTTCTCACCCTTACGCACCTGCCCGCCAGCCTGCTGCGCCTGCCGGTAAGTCATCCAGCGGTTATTGCGAAAACCCTGCTCTTCCGCTGACATCCAGAGAAGCAGGACATTCACGCCGCTGTAGTGACGTCCGGTTGTGGCAT
Coding sequences within it:
- a CDS encoding ArdC-like ssDNA-binding domain-containing protein, yielding MKKTTSHKAARRPAKHTDLYRQITDRIVVALENGVAPWRKPWRAAAGIGLAGLPLNATTGRHYSGVNVLLLWMSAEEQGFRNNRWMTYRQAQQAGGQVRKGEKATLAVVYKDWTKQAEDREGNRLYDSDGKPLMETVPMLKPLQLFNAEQCEGLPAEVAASPEQPPTVDEDGILSPDVMNRVIRMFNATGVKHRMLPQNRAYYRPLTDEIVMPVAEQFFTEADCWSTLLHELVHSTGHAKRLNREGITSSSRKFGDPVYAFEELIAEMGSAFLCAQLGVFGEVQHDSYVDHWLKVLKSDKKALFRACRHAREASEYLLALPESQAVAA